The window AACCATCTTGCTGCCATCCAAAGCTGGGAATGCACCCGCACCCTTACCGTTAGGCTGATGACATGCTGCGCAGTTTGCCGCATACACCTTTGCACCGCGCTCTTTTTGCTCATCCATTGTGTAAACCTTAGTAGGATCATCTGAGACGGCGCCCATTTCTTTTTTCTTCTGCTCAACCCACTTGGTGTAGTCCTCTTGGGAAACTACATTCACAACAATTGGCATAAACGCATGCTGAGCACCGCACAACTCAGAGCATTGCCCACGGTACACGCCGATCTTGTCGGCACGGAACCAAGTGTCACGTACAAAACCTGGAATGGCATCTTGCTTTACGCCAAATGCTGGAACCGCCCATGCATGAATTACATCATTTGCAGTGGTAATAATGCGAATCTTTTTACCAACAGGTACAACCATCTCGTTATCTACTTCCATCAAATATGTATTGGATTTAGGCTCCAAGTTATTAATGGATTCACGGGAGGTGGACAAAGTGGACAGGAAAGCAATGCCCTCGCCCTCACCCTTGATGTAGTCGTAACCCCATTTCCACTGGTAGCCAGTGGTCTTAATGGTGATATCGGAGTTCGTAGTGTCCTTCATAGCCACAACTGTTTTGGTTGCTGGCAACGCCATACCAATAACAATGAGTAAGGGAATCACTGTCCAAATAATCTCAACAGTAGTGCTCTCATGGAATGAGGCAGATTTAGCGCCTAATGACTTGCGATGTTTGAGAATGGAATAGAACATCACCCCAAAAACGGCAACGAAAATAACCACGCAGATAACCAACATCATCCAGTGAAGCCAATGAATCTCTTGCATGATTTTTGTCGCAGGAGCAGTGAAATTCAGCTGGTTAACGGCTGGGCCGCCTGGCATATTTTCTGCAGCGCTAGCAAATGCGCTGCCAAAGGCTGCTGCTAAATAGAGCGAAGCCCTACTGACTTTTCCAAATAAATTCATCTCATTCTCTGTTTATTGTCATGAACTTCTGCGGCAATACAGCCTCAGAGGGTCCAAAAATGCGGTATCAAGCCAAAACTACTACCCTCAATTATAGGGTTAATTGAGCTCAAGAACAAACCTAAGCAATCAGGCTTGGCTCAATCTAAATCAAGGTTTAATAGATAGTGAGTACTTACACTTAAGCAGAATCACTACTTGTCTTGCGTTGGATTTGATTTGGATCAATGTAGGCAACATGATCCTGGGCTTTCGCAAGGTGCTTACCCAAGGCCCAAGCATGTCCATAAACTACCTCTAAAGTGAGTTTTTTAGGTAATTGGGCAGCTGGAGTGCCATTTTGAGCTCCAACAGCAAGCAAATTTAGGGCTGTGGCATCCGCTAATAGGACTGCATCGGACTGATAGTCGAGATGCAAAAACTCCATATCCATCACTGGATCAGAAAAGCGCTCACCCAACAGCGCATCCCCCATATCGTGCATATCCCAAGGGCTGGCTAAATTCTTCGAGGGTAATTGCTGAAACAAGGTCTCAGAGCGGAGCTCTTTAGCAGTGTCCGGACCCAAATAGCTAAAAGTAAATAACCCCCCCTCCTTTAGCACTCTCCAACACTCGCGTAAAAAATGTTTTGGATCCTCTAAATCTTGCATCAACAAAACACTCAATACCAAATCAACAGAATTGTCAGGAAGATTAATGCGTCCAGTTTTTTTGTAATCATCTAAGGAAAGAGGGGGAACAAACCGCATTCTTGAATTCCAAAAACGAGTCGTCCTTAATTTCAATGAGTCAAAACTAGATAAGCCAATTTCTGACGCACTATGAAAACGCATTCCTGGAAAACGTTTTGTCAGAAAATGTGAATGCGCCCCTGGGAAATCTGGAATCAGAAGAACATCCTTTGCGTCCAACTTCACAATATCTAATTTTTGCAACATACGATCTGCAATTTCGTCTTGAAGCCATCTGATTGGTTGGGTCATTGGCTCAGTATACTCAGCAGCCCATGCATCCATTAGAGAATTTTTTTCAAGCAATTTATTCTCACGCACTGCCAAGTGCTTGTATTGTTTGCGGGACATTTCAGCAGCATATTTTCTGCACCCGTTGCGCCACCCTATTGGCTACAGAACAACTTTCAAATTATGAGTGTTGTCGGCAATGCGGTCTCACTCTGCTAGCAAATGAAATTGCCGAACAGCGCTGCCTGTCATGCAAAAGTAACTCGCCCTACTTTGATCAAAGCTACTGCCTAGATCGATATGACGGAATGCTACAGCCAGCACTTCACCAGCTCAAATATCAAGGGCGTCTTGCTTGTGCTCATGGGCTTATATCCGCATGGAATCAGCTGATGACTGAAAGTGTCCAGAATATACAAGCAGACTACCTGCTGCCAGTTCCCCTGAGCCAAGAAAAGCTGTGCGTTCGAGGATTTAATCAAAGCTGGGAATTAGCTAGGCGTATTCACTGCATCAATCCAATACACAAAAATCCGCACATCTTGCTGCGCCAGCATCACACTCAAGCTCAAGCTAAAGAAAACCGAGCAAATCGATATCGAGCTATTCAAAACATGTTCACCGTCAACCCCAAATACAAAGCGCAACTTGAATCTGCCACTATCATTGTTTTTGACGATGTGATGACTAGCGGAGCCACCTTAAATGAGATCGCCCGCGTTCTAAAGGACAATGGCGTATCTCGGGTAATTAATTGGGTCTTACTAAGAACACTACGCCCAATCCATAGTATTTAAAGCAAGGTCAGGACATGTTTAATATTGTTTTATTCGAACCAGAAATTCCGCCAAATACAGGCAATATCATTCGCTTGTGTGCGAACACGGGTGCCAAATTACACTTAATCGAGCCACTGGGTTTTCCGATGGAGGATGCGAAACTTCGCAGAGCAGGTCTGGACTATCACGAGTTCGCTAAAGTAAAGGTGCATCAAAATTGGGCGCAATTTATTGCGAATGAACAACCCAAGCCTGAGCGTATTTATGCACTAACTACCAAAGGCTCAGGAAAGTTTCATGATGGCCGATATTTACCTGAAGATTATTTTGTTTTTGGCTCGGAAACTAAAGGCATCACCGAAGAAGTGCGGAACTCGATTCCAGTACCCAACCAAATGCGCTTAGCAATGCAAGATAGCAGCCGCAGTTTAAATCTCTCGAATACGGTAGCGATTGTGGTGTATGAAGCATGGCGCCAAAACGGATTACTTGGCGGAAGTTAAGAAGTCTAAACTTCAACCCTAGGATCGCGCCCCATCAGTTTTTTGAGAGCCTCCTGTGGCGAGAGTTTTCCAGATAGAACTTCACTCATCATGGTAGTAATGGGCATCTCAACACCTAAACGAGTCGCAAGATTGCCAACGGCAGAAGCGCATAAGACACCTTCGGCAACGTGACCTAAGTTGCCTAAAATTTCAGGCAATGGTTTTCCTGCGGCAAGAGCCAATCCAACCCGACGATTACGAGAAAGATCGCCAGTGGCAGTCAAGATCAAATCGCCCACACCAGTTAACCCCATACAAGTCTCTGGCCGTCCACCAGCAGCCTTTACTAGACGCATCATCTCCGCAAGACCGCGAGTTAATACTGCAGCGCGGGCATTGAGACCAAGATCTAAACCATCGCCAATACCAGCAGCAATTGCCAAAACATTTTTAATGGCACCGCCTAACTCAACACCGACCAAATCGTCGCTGGCGTAGATACGCATATTCCCATGATGAAATGCACCTTGAACAATGTCGCATAAGGCATTTGATTTGCTTGCAATCGTTAATGCGCATGGCATACCGTTACCTACCTCTTGCGCAAAACTGGGTCCTGATAAAGCGCCATAGGCATGCTGAAGACCGTGGCTATGAAGCTTGTCTTCACGGTCTACAACTTGATGCGGCAACAAGGTAGTGCTGGGCTCTAAACCCTTGCACAACCAAACGATATTGAGTGGATGTTGAGCAATGCGCAATACCTGCGCCACTGTTTCTGATAAGCCCGACATCGGAGTGGCAATGACTAAGAGGTCATTTTCAGAGAGGCGCTCAATGGCGCGCTCCAAACTACCCTCTAAGCGCAAGCCTTGAGGCAGTTGGACGCCCGGCAAATAAATGGCGTTTTCGCCAATGCGCTGAATAACCTCTAACTGCTCAGGACTGCGCGACCATAGACAAACATCACCCGACTGAAGATGGCGCGCAGCTTGCACGGCCATAGCAGTTCCCCAAGCTCCAGCTCCAAGCAGTGTCACTTTCATGATCTGTGGGCTTTAATAAACTGGTTTAGTGAGGAAGAATAATTTTGCCTTCATCAGTAGCGCTGCTCTCCGTTGCGGCAGCTTGTGCAGCCTGCATGATGCGATGCTCATACATACCGTGGAAATTAATTTCATTTAAATGAATTGGCTGGAATCCAGCACGGCTAATAGTGTCTGCAATATTTGAGCGCAAGTAAGGATACAAAATAGTTGGGCAAGCAATACCCAACATAGGATCAATTTGCTCGGGCGGAATATTGCTAAATTCGAAAATACC is drawn from Polynucleobacter arcticus and contains these coding sequences:
- the trmL gene encoding tRNA (uridine(34)/cytosine(34)/5-carboxymethylaminomethyluridine(34)-2'-O)-methyltransferase TrmL gives rise to the protein MFNIVLFEPEIPPNTGNIIRLCANTGAKLHLIEPLGFPMEDAKLRRAGLDYHEFAKVKVHQNWAQFIANEQPKPERIYALTTKGSGKFHDGRYLPEDYFVFGSETKGITEEVRNSIPVPNQMRLAMQDSSRSLNLSNTVAIVVYEAWRQNGLLGGS
- the coxB gene encoding cytochrome c oxidase subunit II, which translates into the protein MNLFGKVSRASLYLAAAFGSAFASAAENMPGGPAVNQLNFTAPATKIMQEIHWLHWMMLVICVVIFVAVFGVMFYSILKHRKSLGAKSASFHESTTVEIIWTVIPLLIVIGMALPATKTVVAMKDTTNSDITIKTTGYQWKWGYDYIKGEGEGIAFLSTLSTSRESINNLEPKSNTYLMEVDNEMVVPVGKKIRIITTANDVIHAWAVPAFGVKQDAIPGFVRDTWFRADKIGVYRGQCSELCGAQHAFMPIVVNVVSQEDYTKWVEQKKKEMGAVSDDPTKVYTMDEQKERGAKVYAANCAACHQPNGKGAGAFPALDGSKMVLGPKAAQYDILNYGKGAMPKWAGVISDGDIAAVMTYTRNAWGNKTGEIIQTQDIVASRAGK
- a CDS encoding methyltransferase domain-containing protein, encoding MSRKQYKHLAVRENKLLEKNSLMDAWAAEYTEPMTQPIRWLQDEIADRMLQKLDIVKLDAKDVLLIPDFPGAHSHFLTKRFPGMRFHSASEIGLSSFDSLKLRTTRFWNSRMRFVPPLSLDDYKKTGRINLPDNSVDLVLSVLLMQDLEDPKHFLRECWRVLKEGGLFTFSYLGPDTAKELRSETLFQQLPSKNLASPWDMHDMGDALLGERFSDPVMDMEFLHLDYQSDAVLLADATALNLLAVGAQNGTPAAQLPKKLTLEVVYGHAWALGKHLAKAQDHVAYIDPNQIQRKTSSDSA
- a CDS encoding ComF family protein translates to MTESVQNIQADYLLPVPLSQEKLCVRGFNQSWELARRIHCINPIHKNPHILLRQHHTQAQAKENRANRYRAIQNMFTVNPKYKAQLESATIIVFDDVMTSGATLNEIARVLKDNGVSRVINWVLLRTLRPIHSI
- a CDS encoding NAD(P)H-dependent glycerol-3-phosphate dehydrogenase, whose protein sequence is MKVTLLGAGAWGTAMAVQAARHLQSGDVCLWSRSPEQLEVIQRIGENAIYLPGVQLPQGLRLEGSLERAIERLSENDLLVIATPMSGLSETVAQVLRIAQHPLNIVWLCKGLEPSTTLLPHQVVDREDKLHSHGLQHAYGALSGPSFAQEVGNGMPCALTIASKSNALCDIVQGAFHHGNMRIYASDDLVGVELGGAIKNVLAIAAGIGDGLDLGLNARAAVLTRGLAEMMRLVKAAGGRPETCMGLTGVGDLILTATGDLSRNRRVGLALAAGKPLPEILGNLGHVAEGVLCASAVGNLATRLGVEMPITTMMSEVLSGKLSPQEALKKLMGRDPRVEV